The sequence ttggtacttgcctgacctgggatcgaacccgcgccctcatacttgagagattggtcctttacccactaggccacttggcttctatgcgatctcaaaacgttttacggtggaggaattgcgtagagggttggctttttttacattaaatgtttttggtgggattttgATTTGTTCTGTTGCAACTACTTCAAACTCAGTGgaaaatagatatattttaaatttcagGTTTCAAAGTAGGAAGTAagagtatattatattttacgtaTATGTTTGCAGTTGGCCCTGTTTGCACCAGTGGCTGGAGACGCGGCCGAGCCGGCAGGTGTGCCCCGTGTGCAAGGCGGCCATCAGTCGCGACAAAGTGATCCCGCTGTACGGCAGGGGCAACACTAAACAGGAGGATCCTAGGAATAAGGTTAGTTGGGCAGAAttactatagttatcggcatggatattgagccctgaacttcacctgcgcagaagcgatttattggtttattgccttatgtgtacagtgcgcaaagcgatccccactcttccgccgagagctcaatatccgtggcGATATATAACTACtagttactttatttttaggaggtataagtacctatgtttacattttaacactattgtgataaataaaacaaagattaaCGCATTCTCGTTATTTGAATGGAATGTATGCAATAGTGATGAGCATGACGTATGCAGGTGCCACCGCGGCCGGCGGGGCAGCGCACGGAGCCCGAGAACACGACTGGCTTCCCCGGCTTCGGGTTCGGCGAGGGCTTCCACATGTCTTTCGGCATCGGCGCCTTCCCCTTCGGCGTGTTCACGTCCACCTTCAACTTCGGTGATCCCAGACCCAGTGCCGGTATGTATGCACCAATTTAAACCTAAATAAGTTGTTGTTCATATGTAGATTTATAACGCTCTGCTACTACAAAATAACGTTGCGAACTTAACGAATCACAACACGACGTCACAAAAGTTGTACGTTTTGCGGTTTACGTGTCTTTGATACCTCGTCGAGTTTGAGTCCGAATCTGTAACCTCGAAGtctatttatgaaataatgttGTATCTTATGATAGTGTAGCCCCATTTATCGATATTTTCCCACTGTGGCACGTTACTTACGGATGACGCTGGGCAGCTCCCCGCGGCACGGCGCAGTATGAGGAGGAGCAGTTCCTGTCGAAGATATTCCTGTGGGTGGCCATCCTGTTCGTGCTGTGGCTGATCTTCGCATGACCGCCGGGCAGGCCCCGCCGGCCCCGGGCCGCGCGATGCTCCCCGCTGACTTGCCTCCGACACCGCT is a genomic window of Helicoverpa zea isolate HzStark_Cry1AcR chromosome 6, ilHelZeax1.1, whole genome shotgun sequence containing:
- the LOC124631526 gene encoding E3 ubiquitin-protein ligase RNF185-like codes for the protein MPETSEARASASAPGGNADGEEDKHDERMLECNICLDTARDAVVSMCGHLFCWPCLHQWLETRPSRQVCPVCKAAISRDKVIPLYGRGNTKQEDPRNKVPPRPAGQRTEPENTTGFPGFGFGEGFHMSFGIGAFPFGVFTSTFNFGDPRPSAAPRGTAQYEEEQFLSKIFLWVAILFVLWLIFA